One genomic region from Pecten maximus chromosome 5, xPecMax1.1, whole genome shotgun sequence encodes:
- the LOC117327018 gene encoding ras-related protein Rab-21-like, with amino-acid sequence MAGASSGGGRNYSFKVVLLGEGCVGKTSLVLRYIENKFNDKHLTTLQASFLNKKLNIGGKRVNLSIWDTAGQERFHALGPIYYRDSNGAILVYDITDEDSFQKVKNWVKELRRMLGNDINLCIAGNKIDLEKERHVSVAEAEAYATSVGAQHFHTSAKLNKGIEELFLDLSKAMIQRAGEDSQKNSKSSRKSVLVVDDDEPQPQSSGGCCG; translated from the exons ATGGCTGGTGCCAGTTCTGGTGGAGGACGTAATTACTCGTTCAAAGTGGTATTACTCGGAGAAGGATGTGTAGGAAAAACGTCACTTGTTTTACGATACATCGAGAACAAATTTAACGACAAACATTTAACCACATTACAG GCTTCCTTCCTAAATAAGAAATTGAATATTGGAGGGAAGAGAGTGAATTTATCAATATGG GATACTGCAGGGCAGGAAAGATTCCATGCCCTGGGACCAATATATTACAGAGACAGTAATGGAGCCATTCTGGTTTACGACATTACAGACGAAGATTCCTTCCAGAAG GTGAAGAATTGGGTGAAAGAACTGAGGCGAATGCTGGGAAATGATATAAATTTATGTATAGCCGGTAACAAAATAGATTTAGAAAAGGAGCGACATGTATCTGTGGCAGAGGCTGAGGC GTATGCAACGTCAGTTGGAGCACAGCATTTTCACACTTCGGCCAAGCTTAACAAAGGTATTGAGGAGCTGTTCCTTGATTTAAGTAAAG CTATGATACAGAGAGCCGGAGAGGATAGCCAGAAGAACTCGAAGAGTAGCAGAAAGAGTGTGTTGGTTGTTGATGACGACGAGCCACAACCCCAGTCTAGTGGGGGTTGTTGTGGGTAA
- the LOC117327019 gene encoding glucose dehydrogenase [FAD, quinone]-like encodes MARISTAVVVAAVATVIYLYIRSNQKSDLSTVTLNKTYDYIIVGAGSTGSVVANRLSEDRGSSVLLLEAGGEEEENPLISVPLAALDTQKSEQDWMYFTEPQNNACLGLNENRSYWPRGHVLGGSSGLNWMVYMRGNRHDYDSWANEGCEGWSYKDVLPYFIKSENVEISEFKTSNYHGKSGPLYVIGPTPTILQEKYIKAGQHLGYNFVDCNGEDQIGFCRIQATIHKGVRWSTYQAFLKPVMTRPNLHVATRSFVTKVIIENKKAVGVELIRRNKKIRVYARKEVILSGGAINTPQLLMLSGIGPKEHLKEMGIPVVADLPVGNDLQDHILIPVVQNINVSAALTDQKVLSVSTTLQYLLLKSGYLSSTALEGMGFVYTDGSTKDTGRSPEIQIHFISAHGLTEEGKAHSPFNYRDDLMDKIFSYDVAKETMTFLPTLLHPKSKGTIRLKSRDPFDHPAIQPNYLQEPDDVKTLISAMRIIERLISTPVLQEIGMDLDSKSTMSEVCKHHTFRSDAFWDCYIRHYTLTVYHPTSTCRMGAMDDPTAVVDPFLRVRGISGLRVADASVMRNVPSANTNAACIMIGEKAADLIRDKDTVGNIKRILQKSKIS; translated from the exons TTGGTGCTGGATCCACGGGTTCTGTAGTGGCTAACCGACTCTCCGAGGACAGAGGCAGCAGTGTGCTACTTCTAGAGGCTGGAGGTGAGGAGGAGGAGAACCCCCTGATCTCTGTTCCTTTGGCTGCTCTCGACACACAAAAATCAGAACAGGATTGGATGTACTTTACAGAACCACAAAACAACGCATGTTTAGGTTTGAATGAAAAT AGGAGTTACTGGCCACGTGGGCACGTGCTTGGAGGAAGTAGTGGACTGAACTGGATGGTATACATGAGAGGAAATCGACATGATTACGACAGCTGGGCGAATGAGGGATGTGAAGGATGGAGCTATAAAGATGTTCTCCCATATTTCATTAAGTCAGAAAATGTCGAGATCTCTGAGTTCAAAACATCTA ACTATCACGGGAAGAGCGGGCCTCTGTATGTTATCGGTCCAACACCGACCATACTACAGGAAAAATATATCAAGGCGGGCCAGCATCTAGGATATAACTTTGTGGACTGTAACGGAGAGGACCAAATAG GATTTTGCAGGATACAAGCGACAATACACAAAGGTGTGCGATGGAGCACATATCAAGCCTTCCTCAAGCCTGTAATGACGAGACCAAACCTACACGTGGCCACGCGCTCCTTTGTTACCAAG gttatTATAGAAAACAAGAAGGCAGTGGGAGTAGAGCTGATCAGgagaaataagaaaataagaGTGTACGCCAGGAAGGAGGTGATATTATCCGGAGGTGCAATCAACACACCCCAGTTACTGATGTTGTCGGGAATCGGACCAAAAGAACATCTTAAAGAGATGGGG ATACCCGTGGTCGCTGACCTACCTGTAGGTAATGACCTACAGGACCACATActtatacctgtagtacagaACATCAATGTATCTGCAGCATTGACAGATCAGAAGGTCCTCAGCGTTTCAACAACACTTCAATATCTCCTGCTGAAATCAG gTTACCTATCGTCGACCGCATTGGAGGGAATGGGTTTTGTGTATACGGATGGATCCACCAAGGATACAGGGCGAAGTCCAGAAATACAGATTCATTTCATAAGTGCTCATGGGCTTACGGAAGAAGGAAAAGCGCATTCGCCGTTCAATTATAGGGATGAT CTTATGGATAAGATCTTTTCATACGACGTAGCCAAGGAGACGATGACATTTTTACCAACCCTTCTCCATCCTAAAAGTAAAGGAACGATCCGGCTCAAGAGCCGAGATCCTTTCGACCATCCCGCCATACAGCCGAACTACCTCCAGGAGCCAGATGACGTCAAAACACTCATATCAG CAATGAGAATCATAGAGAGGCTTATATCCACGCCAGTCTTGCAAGAGATTGGAATGGACCTTGACAGCAAGTCGACAATGAGCGAGGTTTGTAAACATCATACTTTCCGGTCTGATGCATTCTGGGACTGCTACATACGACATTACACTTTGACGGTGTACCATCCAACAAGTACATGCCGTATGGGGGCTATGGACGATCCGACAGCTGTAGTTGATCCCTTCCTCCG CGTCAGGGGTATATCAGGTCTACGTGTCGCCGACGCGTCGGTGATGAGGAACGTCCCATCGGCTAACACAAACGCCGCCTGCATTATGATAGGAGAGAAGGCCGCTGACCTCATTAGAGACAAGGACACCGTCGGGAATATCAAACGAATTCtacaaaaaagtaaaatttcatGA